One genomic window of Betaproteobacteria bacterium includes the following:
- a CDS encoding beta-propeller fold lactonase family protein: MRPRFAYVGGFTTEKRKARGKGIAVFRIDPDSGAWQRVEDYDAIPNPHFLALDRSQRFLYSAHGDSSETAAYARDPGTGKLQLLNSQQTGGDNSSTVTTDASDRFVVLANGPGVAVLPIQADGSLGTRCELVIPPGEPGPWRREQHGPHPHQAIFDPTGRFVVVPDKGLDKIHVYRFDAVHGKLACCEPPFVKARYGAIPRHIAFHPHAPYAYVVNEMDSTVNTYRWDNKRGVLEPFQRIATTPDSYVGDNTGAEIAILPSGRFLYASNRGHDSIVIYAVDPQSSRLAHVGWESVQGRKPRFFGLDPDATHLYACNENSHTIVEFRIDSETGALTATGQVIETGSPSCIVFAK, encoded by the coding sequence CAAGGCGCGCGGCAAGGGGATTGCCGTGTTTCGCATCGATCCGGATAGCGGCGCATGGCAGCGGGTGGAGGATTACGACGCCATCCCCAATCCCCATTTCCTCGCGCTCGACCGCAGCCAGCGCTTTCTTTACTCTGCGCACGGCGACAGCTCCGAGACCGCTGCGTATGCGCGCGATCCCGGGACGGGCAAGCTGCAGTTGCTCAACAGTCAGCAAACCGGCGGCGACAATTCCTCCACCGTCACGACCGACGCATCCGACCGCTTCGTGGTCCTTGCCAACGGCCCGGGCGTCGCAGTCTTGCCGATCCAGGCCGACGGCTCGCTCGGCACCCGCTGCGAACTGGTGATACCGCCTGGGGAGCCGGGTCCGTGGCGCAGGGAACAGCATGGACCGCATCCGCACCAGGCGATCTTCGACCCGACCGGGCGCTTCGTGGTGGTGCCCGACAAGGGCCTGGACAAGATTCATGTGTACCGCTTCGATGCGGTGCACGGCAAGCTCGCCTGCTGCGAGCCGCCGTTCGTGAAGGCGCGCTACGGCGCGATCCCGCGGCACATCGCTTTTCATCCGCATGCGCCCTATGCCTACGTCGTGAACGAGATGGATTCGACCGTGAACACGTATCGATGGGACAACAAGCGCGGCGTGCTCGAGCCCTTCCAGCGCATCGCGACGACACCCGACAGCTACGTCGGCGACAACACCGGCGCCGAGATCGCGATCCTGCCCTCGGGGCGTTTTCTCTACGCCTCCAATCGTGGCCACGACAGCATCGTCATCTACGCGGTCGATCCGCAAAGCAGCAGGCTTGCCCATGTCGGCTGGGAATCGGTGCAAGGCCGCAAGCCGCGCTTCTTCGGCCTGGATCCGGATGCAACGCATCTGTACGCCTGCAACGAGAACAGCCACACGATCGTGGAATTCCGCATCGACTCCGAAACAGGCGCGTTGACTGCGACCGGGCAGGTGATCGAGACCGGCAGCCCATCTTGCATCGTGTTCGCGAAGTAG
- a CDS encoding ATP-binding cassette domain-containing protein, translating to MYFDLRLWAMTVGLRTRMALGVLLGLASLCVGIARFVFLGRLLVLVLQSAPLDELRAPALGVMAAIVLRALLERARLALAHRTAAHVQARLRERLFERVLALGPGWFAGNRTGGVMLSIVDGVEQLQTFFGQYLPQVMISACAPIAIFAVIAWWDLPVAAVMLVAAASALVLPGLLHRQNRAAAIARSRAFKAFGEEFLDAMQGLPTLKAFGQSKTYGRMLADKARTLSNDTMWVLGLSVMTRGITDIAIAVGAAAGLALGVYRVSNGLMGLEALLIVLMAGTEIFRPLRDLRAVLHQGMVGQSAAEAVLDLLGAKSDAPVAGPERFELARAHASIELDHVGFAYPGRARPALDGISFSVTAGERIGIVGPSGAGKSSIVRLLLRLYDPVSGVVRIGGRDLRELDPADIRRYLAIVPQDAYLFHGSVEENLRLGKPDASMAEMEAAARAANAHEFVAALPQGYGTLIGERGTRLSGGQRQRLAIARALLRDAPILVLDEALSSVDAENEALIQQALERLMQGRTTLILAHRLSSVIGSDRILVLECGRLVQSGRHAELIVREGPYRHLMGAQAAEQKGESIATASAHARAGDTEESPGERDSAGGESPALRVRDLDADAAAVGWKETLASLARVIAPWRGQLAATTLSGIGRVVAFIAVGVLGALAMAAVKSGSPAQLWVIALLIVAPLAGLLHWLESWLAHDMAYRLLAQMRIDLFARIEALAPAYLLERRSGDLVALATQDVETVEYFFAHTVAPAIVATLIPCSVLLWLGVTAWPLALALLPFLAYAGLTPVLRRGRVDEMGSQARAALGALAAHVTETIQGLTELTAFGAAATRQAQFMTLVRRYQAQRLRLLDDLGRQSEALEIATGLGGLAIAVTGAALVANGMLDPLLLPMLVLVGVAAFLPVSEIAQVSRQLADTIASTRRLHVVHNEPVRIVDGKSASRVPASVSVAFDGVRFTYPGRLRPALSEVTFEVAAGATVALVGASGAGKTTMANLLLRFWDPEAGAVRIGGVDLRDLPVDELRRHIALVAQDTYLFNTTLEQNIRIARPDADDADLARAIEHAALSEFVAGLPEGLRTRVGERGVQLSGGQRQRIAIARAFLKDAPVLILDEATSHLDAISEAQVRSALVSLMVHRTTILIAHRLSTIRSADRILVLREGRIIESGTHAELLARRDFYAHLVDRQMTSVRERVAV from the coding sequence ATGTATTTCGACCTGCGCCTGTGGGCTATGACTGTGGGTCTGCGCACGCGCATGGCGCTCGGCGTGCTGCTGGGGCTCGCGTCTCTGTGCGTCGGCATCGCGCGCTTCGTGTTTCTCGGGCGCTTGCTCGTGCTCGTGCTGCAAAGCGCGCCCCTGGACGAGCTCCGCGCGCCCGCGCTGGGTGTCATGGCCGCTATCGTGCTGCGCGCGCTGCTCGAGCGTGCGCGTCTCGCACTGGCGCATCGCACCGCCGCGCACGTGCAGGCGCGCTTGCGCGAGCGCTTGTTCGAGCGCGTGCTCGCGCTCGGTCCCGGCTGGTTCGCCGGCAACCGCACCGGCGGCGTCATGCTCTCGATCGTCGACGGCGTGGAGCAATTGCAGACGTTCTTCGGGCAGTACCTGCCGCAGGTCATGATTTCGGCCTGCGCGCCGATTGCCATCTTCGCGGTCATCGCGTGGTGGGATCTGCCGGTCGCCGCCGTGATGCTGGTGGCCGCGGCCAGCGCGCTGGTATTGCCGGGTCTCTTGCATCGCCAGAACCGGGCGGCGGCGATCGCGCGCTCACGCGCGTTCAAGGCCTTCGGCGAGGAGTTCCTGGACGCGATGCAAGGCTTGCCGACGCTGAAGGCATTCGGTCAGAGCAAGACCTACGGCCGCATGCTCGCCGACAAGGCGCGCACGCTCTCGAACGACACGATGTGGGTGCTCGGGTTGAGCGTGATGACGCGCGGTATCACCGATATCGCCATTGCGGTCGGTGCGGCGGCCGGGCTCGCGCTCGGCGTGTATCGCGTCTCGAATGGATTGATGGGCCTGGAGGCGCTGCTGATCGTGCTGATGGCGGGCACCGAGATCTTCCGGCCGCTGCGCGACCTGCGCGCCGTGTTGCATCAAGGCATGGTCGGCCAGTCGGCGGCCGAGGCCGTTCTGGATCTCCTCGGCGCCAAGAGCGACGCGCCCGTCGCGGGACCGGAGCGATTCGAGCTCGCTCGAGCCCACGCGTCGATCGAGCTCGACCATGTCGGCTTCGCTTATCCGGGGCGTGCGCGGCCTGCGCTCGACGGCATTTCGTTCTCGGTGACAGCGGGCGAGCGGATCGGCATCGTCGGCCCGAGCGGGGCCGGCAAGTCGTCCATCGTGCGCTTGCTGCTGCGGCTGTACGACCCCGTCTCCGGGGTAGTGCGGATCGGCGGTCGCGATCTGCGCGAGCTCGATCCGGCCGACATCCGCCGTTACCTCGCGATCGTGCCGCAGGACGCGTATCTGTTTCACGGCAGCGTCGAGGAGAATTTGCGGCTCGGCAAGCCCGATGCGAGCATGGCTGAGATGGAAGCCGCGGCGCGTGCGGCCAATGCGCACGAGTTCGTAGCTGCGCTGCCGCAGGGCTACGGGACGCTGATCGGCGAGCGGGGCACGCGGCTTTCCGGCGGACAGCGGCAGCGGCTCGCAATCGCGCGCGCGTTGCTGCGCGATGCGCCGATCCTGGTGCTGGACGAAGCGCTGTCGTCGGTCGATGCCGAAAACGAGGCGCTCATCCAGCAGGCGCTCGAGCGTCTCATGCAAGGCCGAACGACGCTCATCCTGGCGCATCGGCTGTCGAGCGTGATCGGCTCGGATCGCATTCTCGTGCTCGAGTGCGGCCGCCTGGTGCAGAGCGGTCGCCATGCCGAGCTGATCGTGCGCGAGGGTCCATATCGTCATCTCATGGGCGCTCAGGCGGCGGAGCAGAAAGGTGAATCAATCGCCACCGCATCGGCGCACGCACGTGCGGGGGATACCGAGGAGAGTCCGGGCGAAAGGGATTCTGCGGGCGGCGAATCGCCCGCCCTTCGGGTGCGCGACCTGGATGCGGATGCGGCCGCTGTCGGCTGGAAGGAGACACTGGCATCGCTCGCGCGCGTCATCGCCCCGTGGCGCGGCCAGCTCGCGGCGACCACGCTCTCCGGGATCGGGCGCGTGGTCGCGTTCATCGCTGTGGGTGTGCTCGGCGCGCTTGCCATGGCAGCAGTGAAGTCGGGCTCGCCTGCACAACTCTGGGTGATCGCGCTGTTGATCGTCGCGCCGCTCGCGGGGCTCCTGCATTGGCTGGAATCCTGGCTCGCGCACGACATGGCGTACCGGTTGCTTGCGCAGATGCGCATCGACCTGTTCGCCCGGATCGAGGCGCTGGCGCCGGCGTATCTGCTGGAACGGCGCTCGGGCGACCTGGTGGCGCTCGCGACTCAGGACGTGGAAACGGTCGAGTACTTCTTCGCCCACACGGTCGCACCCGCGATCGTCGCGACCTTGATTCCCTGCTCGGTGCTGCTGTGGCTCGGCGTGACGGCATGGCCGCTCGCGCTGGCGCTGCTGCCGTTTCTGGCCTATGCCGGATTAACCCCGGTGCTGCGCCGGGGGCGGGTGGATGAAATGGGATCGCAGGCGCGCGCCGCGCTGGGTGCGCTCGCCGCGCATGTCACCGAAACCATCCAGGGCCTCACGGAGCTGACCGCATTCGGCGCCGCCGCTACCCGGCAAGCACAGTTCATGACGCTCGTTCGCCGCTACCAGGCGCAGCGGCTGCGGCTGCTCGACGACCTTGGCCGGCAGTCCGAGGCGCTCGAGATCGCAACCGGCCTGGGCGGCCTGGCGATTGCCGTGACCGGCGCGGCGCTGGTCGCGAACGGGATGCTCGATCCGCTGCTGCTGCCCATGCTGGTCCTGGTCGGGGTCGCAGCATTCCTGCCGGTTTCCGAGATCGCGCAGGTGAGCCGGCAGCTCGCCGACACCATTGCCTCGACCCGGCGCCTGCACGTCGTGCACAACGAGCCGGTGCGTATCGTCGACGGAAAGTCCGCGAGTCGAGTGCCCGCGAGCGTTTCGGTCGCCTTCGACGGCGTGCGCTTCACGTATCCGGGCCGGCTGCGCCCGGCGCTGTCCGAGGTGACCTTCGAAGTGGCCGCCGGTGCGACCGTGGCACTGGTCGGGGCTTCGGGTGCGGGCAAGACGACCATGGCCAACCTGCTGCTGCGTTTCTGGGATCCGGAGGCCGGCGCGGTTCGCATCGGCGGTGTGGATTTGCGCGATCTGCCGGTGGACGAATTGAGACGCCACATCGCCCTGGTCGCTCAGGACACGTACCTGTTCAATACGACACTCGAGCAGAACATTCGCATCGCCCGGCCCGACGCCGACGATGCCGATCTGGCGCGGGCGATCGAGCACGCCGCGCTGTCCGAGTTCGTGGCGGGCCTGCCGGAAGGCTTACGCACCCGCGTCGGCGAGCGCGGTGTTCAGCTCTCCGGCGGCCAACGCCAGCGCATCGCGATCGCGCGCGCGTTTCTGAAGGATGCGCCGGTGCTGATCCTGGACGAAGCGACCTCGCATCTGGACGCCATCAGCGAAGCACAAGTGCGCTCGGCGTTGGTCTCGCTCATGGTGCACCGAACGACGATCCTCATCGCGCATCGGTTGTCCACCATCCGCAGCGCCGATCGCATCCTGGTGCTGAGGGAGGGTCGCATCATCGAAAGCGGCACGCATGCGGAATTGCTTGCGCGCCGCGACTTCTATGCGCACCTGGTGGATCGGCAGATGACGAGCGTCCGGGAGCGCGTGGCCGTATAG
- a CDS encoding hemolysin III family protein: MALLAAIAVTPFLIVAASRFGAASVTGASVFAATMILLYLISTLYHSLPAGRAKRVLMKLDHGAIYVFIAGSYTPFTLGVLSGAWGWTLFGLVWALAAFGVTLKACNRLAHPWISTGLYLVMGWLVLIAAIPLFERVPLPGVQLLVAGGIAYTAGVVFFVLDSRLRYAHAIWHGFVVAGTGFHVFAVLHYAA, translated from the coding sequence ATGGCACTGCTCGCAGCGATCGCGGTGACGCCGTTCTTGATCGTGGCGGCCAGCCGTTTCGGCGCCGCCAGCGTGACAGGCGCCAGCGTGTTTGCGGCAACCATGATCTTGCTGTATCTCATCTCAACGCTGTATCACTCGTTGCCGGCGGGCCGCGCCAAGCGCGTCCTCATGAAGCTCGATCACGGTGCGATCTACGTATTCATTGCCGGCAGCTATACGCCGTTCACGCTCGGTGTGCTCAGCGGTGCCTGGGGTTGGACGCTGTTCGGGCTGGTCTGGGCGCTCGCCGCCTTCGGCGTCACGCTGAAGGCATGCAACCGCCTCGCGCACCCGTGGATCTCCACGGGACTCTATCTCGTCATGGGCTGGCTTGTTCTCATCGCCGCAATACCGCTGTTCGAACGGGTACCGTTACCCGGCGTGCAATTGCTCGTTGCCGGAGGCATCGCCTACACCGCGGGCGTCGTGTTCTTCGTGCTGGACTCGCGCTTGCGTTACGCGCACGCCATCTGGCATGGTTTCGTCGTTGCGGGTACCGGCTTCCATGTTTTTGCGGTGCTGCATTACGCTGCGTGA
- a CDS encoding tripartite tricarboxylate transporter substrate binding protein: MKAQRACGLCLACLLACAVEASAQQQAYPSRPIRFVTAAVGGGIDFTARLLAHGLAERLNQQIVVDNRGGTNVAPQTVAKGTPDGYTLLVHNNTVWISPLLDSVLYDHWTDLAPISLTTRSPNILVVHGSLGVNSVKELVAKAKAAPGEINYASGPVGASNHLAAEVFKAMAGVNLTRIGYKGGGPALNDVLAGQVKVMFATTGSVTGHVKSGRLKALGVTSAQPSALAPGIPTIASLGVPGYSSEAIYGFWAPAKTPRALVARLHQETVRVLNTPETRERFFNSGVETVGTTPEAFAAAIKAESTHLAVVIDKAGIRVNR, encoded by the coding sequence ATGAAAGCCCAACGTGCGTGCGGCCTCTGTCTCGCGTGTCTGCTGGCGTGCGCGGTGGAAGCGAGCGCGCAACAACAGGCGTATCCCAGCCGCCCCATCCGCTTCGTCACGGCGGCCGTCGGTGGCGGCATCGACTTCACCGCCCGCCTGCTCGCCCACGGGCTCGCCGAACGGCTGAACCAGCAGATCGTGGTGGACAATCGCGGCGGCACCAACGTCGCGCCGCAGACGGTGGCGAAGGGAACGCCCGACGGCTACACCTTGCTCGTGCACAACAACACGGTCTGGATTTCGCCGCTGCTCGACAGCGTGCTGTACGATCACTGGACCGACCTCGCGCCGATATCGCTCACGACGCGCTCGCCCAACATCCTGGTGGTGCACGGCTCGCTCGGCGTCAACAGCGTCAAGGAGCTCGTCGCCAAGGCCAAGGCCGCGCCAGGCGAGATCAACTATGCCTCCGGGCCGGTCGGCGCATCGAATCACCTGGCAGCCGAGGTCTTCAAGGCGATGGCCGGGGTGAACCTCACGCGCATCGGCTACAAGGGCGGCGGCCCGGCGCTGAACGACGTGCTGGCCGGCCAGGTGAAGGTCATGTTCGCCACCACCGGCTCGGTGACTGGCCACGTGAAATCCGGACGGCTGAAGGCGCTCGGCGTGACCAGCGCGCAACCATCCGCCCTCGCGCCCGGAATTCCGACCATAGCCAGCCTCGGTGTTCCCGGCTACTCCTCGGAGGCGATCTACGGCTTCTGGGCGCCGGCCAAGACGCCGCGTGCGCTCGTCGCGCGCCTGCACCAGGAAACCGTGCGCGTGCTCAACACCCCGGAGACCAGGGAGCGGTTCTTCAACTCCGGGGTCGAGACCGTCGGCACGACGCCGGAAGCGTTCGCGGCCGCCATCAAAGCGGAAAGCACGCATCTCGCCGTGGTGATCGACAAGGCCGGGATACGCGTCAACAGATAG